A genomic window from Streptomyces sp. NBC_00234 includes:
- a CDS encoding SCO5918 family protein, which produces MRCVIARFPFDLTRIGVLESMKGIKPEQTSGESVIIGRRTYPVKQVGQVITRQDRRDFSAGEVLRAMTQLGFTCRDLAPAPTPTRVLNPLQQASAMLGAPVAA; this is translated from the coding sequence ATGCGCTGTGTCATCGCCCGCTTCCCGTTCGACCTCACCAGGATCGGCGTCCTGGAATCGATGAAGGGCATCAAGCCCGAGCAGACCTCCGGCGAGTCCGTGATCATCGGCCGACGCACCTACCCCGTCAAACAGGTCGGACAGGTCATCACACGCCAGGACCGCCGAGACTTCAGCGCAGGAGAAGTCCTGCGGGCCATGACCCAGCTCGGCTTCACCTGCCGCGACCTAGCCCCGGCCCCCACGCCCACCCGCGTTCTCAACCCGCTGCAGCAGGCTTCCGCGATGCTCGGCGCCCCTGTGGCCGCCTGA
- a CDS encoding DEAD/DEAH box helicase: protein MNPTRTNNRSSRSRTAEFGPGAGRGSRFNSAAPARSASPTRSGGPGRSGGQTRRNTSVQGEFALPVTVTPALPAVEAFADLDMPGQLLAALTAQGVSVPFPIQGATLPNTLAGRDALGRGRTGSGKTLAFGLALLARTVGQRAESRQPLALVLVPTRELAQQVTDALTPYARSVRLRLATVVGGMSIGRQASALRGGAEVVVATPGRLKDLIDRGDCRLDQVAITVLDEADQMADMGFMPQVTELLDQVRPGGQRMLFSATLDRNVDRLVRRYLSDPVVHSVDPSAGAVTTMEHHVLHVHGADKNRTTTEIAARDGRVIMFLDTKRAVDKLTDHLLASGVRAAALHGGKAQSQRTRTLTQFKTGHVTVLVATNVAARGIHVDNLDLVVNVDPPTDHKDYLHRGGRTARAGESGSVVTLVTPNQRRDMTRLMTAAGIVPQTTQVRSGEEALGRITGAQTPSGIPVTITAPVVARRERSRSASSRGRRSPASAARRVTAHQSSFDAAA, encoded by the coding sequence ATGAACCCCACACGTACGAACAACCGTTCTTCCCGAAGCCGCACCGCAGAATTCGGCCCTGGCGCGGGCCGGGGCAGCCGTTTCAACTCGGCCGCCCCGGCCCGTTCCGCCTCCCCGACCCGCTCCGGTGGACCTGGCCGATCGGGCGGTCAGACCCGCCGGAACACCTCGGTCCAGGGCGAGTTCGCCCTGCCGGTCACGGTCACTCCCGCGCTGCCCGCCGTCGAGGCGTTCGCCGACCTCGACATGCCGGGGCAGCTGCTGGCCGCGCTGACCGCGCAGGGGGTGAGCGTTCCGTTCCCGATCCAGGGGGCGACCCTGCCCAACACCCTCGCGGGCCGCGACGCACTGGGACGGGGGCGCACCGGCTCCGGCAAGACCCTCGCCTTCGGCCTTGCCCTGCTGGCTCGCACCGTCGGTCAGCGTGCCGAGTCCCGTCAGCCGCTGGCCCTGGTCCTGGTGCCGACGCGTGAGCTGGCCCAGCAGGTTACCGACGCCCTGACACCCTACGCCCGCTCGGTGAGGCTGCGCCTTGCCACCGTCGTCGGCGGCATGTCGATCGGGAGGCAGGCCAGCGCACTGCGCGGTGGTGCCGAGGTCGTCGTCGCGACGCCGGGCCGGCTCAAGGACCTCATCGACCGTGGCGACTGCCGACTTGACCAGGTCGCGATCACCGTTCTGGACGAGGCCGACCAGATGGCTGACATGGGCTTCATGCCCCAGGTCACCGAGCTTCTGGACCAAGTCCGCCCCGGGGGCCAGCGGATGCTGTTCTCCGCCACCCTGGACCGTAACGTCGACCGCTTGGTCCGCCGCTACCTCAGCGACCCGGTCGTCCACTCCGTCGACCCCTCCGCCGGTGCGGTCACCACGATGGAGCACCACGTGCTGCACGTGCACGGCGCGGACAAGAACCGTACGACCACCGAGATCGCGGCCCGCGACGGCCGGGTGATCATGTTCCTGGACACCAAGCGGGCCGTGGACAAGCTCACCGACCACCTGCTGGCCAGCGGTGTGAGGGCCGCGGCTCTGCACGGCGGGAAGGCGCAGTCGCAGCGCACCCGGACCCTGACTCAGTTCAAGACCGGGCACGTCACCGTACTCGTGGCCACGAACGTCGCCGCCCGCGGCATCCACGTCGACAACCTCGACCTCGTCGTCAACGTCGACCCGCCGACCGACCACAAGGACTACCTCCACCGCGGCGGCCGAACCGCCCGCGCAGGGGAGTCAGGCAGCGTCGTCACCCTCGTCACCCCCAACCAGCGCCGCGACATGACCCGCCTCATGACCGCCGCCGGTATCGTGCCCCAGACCACCCAGGTCCGCTCCGGCGAAGAGGCACTCGGCCGCATCACCGGCGCCCAGACCCCCTCAGGCATCCCCGTGACGATCACCGCGCCGGTAGTCGCGCGGCGTGAGCGCAGCCGCAGCGCATCCTCCCGCGGTCGGCGCAGCCCCGCCTCCGCAGCCCGGCGCGTGACCGCACATCAGTCCTCCTTCGACGCCGCAGCCTGA
- a CDS encoding cold-shock protein has protein sequence MASGTVKWFNAAKGFGFIEQDGGGADVFAHFSNIAAHGFRELLEGQKVTFDIAPGQKGPTAENIVPA, from the coding sequence ATGGCGTCAGGCACTGTGAAGTGGTTCAACGCAGCCAAGGGTTTCGGCTTCATCGAGCAGGATGGTGGCGGCGCTGACGTCTTCGCCCACTTCTCGAACATAGCCGCCCACGGCTTCCGCGAGCTGCTCGAAGGCCAGAAGGTCACCTTCGACATCGCACCGGGCCAGAAGGGCCCGACGGCCGAGAACATCGTTCCCGCCTGA
- the trhA gene encoding PAQR family membrane homeostasis protein TrhA, translating to MIASDAHESSGGREATPRDAAENGYVHVGSGRAEHLEVWLPREPRGDGGAEKGHPVATLREQVVDLVDPIKPRLRGWLHAGMVPASLIAGIALICLARTPQAAWACTVYAVTAWLLFATSAIYHRGTWGPLGEALLRRLDHANIFLIIAGTCTPLAVLLLPPDQRSVLLWTVWAGALVGIAFRVLWVGAPRWLYTPCYLALGWAPVWYLADFLHTGGAAVLTLIVVGGLLYSAGAVVYALQRPDPSPRWFGFHEVFHALTVTAFTAHYTAILLAAC from the coding sequence ATGATTGCCAGTGACGCCCATGAGTCCAGTGGGGGGCGGGAAGCTACGCCCCGTGATGCCGCTGAGAACGGATATGTCCACGTCGGCTCAGGGCGTGCAGAGCACCTTGAAGTCTGGCTGCCCCGCGAACCACGGGGTGACGGTGGGGCGGAAAAGGGGCACCCGGTTGCCACTCTTAGGGAACAGGTCGTCGACCTGGTAGACCCGATCAAACCGAGGTTGCGTGGCTGGCTTCATGCCGGGATGGTCCCCGCCTCCTTGATCGCGGGCATCGCGCTCATCTGCCTGGCTCGCACTCCGCAGGCAGCTTGGGCCTGCACGGTGTATGCGGTCACAGCCTGGCTGCTGTTCGCGACGAGTGCCATCTACCACCGCGGCACCTGGGGGCCGCTCGGCGAGGCTCTTCTGCGGCGCCTGGACCATGCCAACATCTTCCTGATCATCGCCGGTACCTGCACCCCCCTGGCCGTGCTGCTTCTGCCGCCGGACCAGAGGTCCGTGCTGCTGTGGACCGTGTGGGCAGGCGCGCTGGTCGGCATCGCGTTCCGAGTCCTGTGGGTCGGAGCTCCGCGCTGGCTGTACACCCCGTGCTATCTGGCCCTGGGGTGGGCGCCGGTGTGGTACCTGGCCGACTTCCTGCACACCGGGGGAGCGGCCGTACTCACCCTGATCGTGGTCGGCGGTCTCCTCTACAGCGCGGGCGCGGTCGTCTACGCACTCCAGCGCCCCGACCCCTCACCTCGCTGGTTCGGCTTCCACGAGGTGTTCCACGCGCTCACTGTGACAGCCTTCACCGCCCACTACACCGCCATCCTTCTGGCCGCCTGCTGA
- a CDS encoding helix-turn-helix domain-containing protein, whose protein sequence is MAADNSFSRLDDDDYPAYTMGRAAEMLGTTQGFLRAIGEARLITPLRSTGGHRRYSRYQLRMAARARELVDQGTPIDAACRIVILEDQLEEAQRINAEHHRSGR, encoded by the coding sequence GTGGCAGCAGACAATTCCTTCAGCCGTCTCGATGATGATGACTATCCCGCTTACACGATGGGTCGGGCCGCTGAGATGCTCGGTACCACCCAGGGCTTCCTCCGCGCGATCGGCGAGGCCCGTCTCATCACCCCGCTCCGCTCGACAGGCGGCCACCGGCGTTACTCCCGCTACCAGCTCCGTATGGCGGCGCGGGCCCGTGAGCTCGTCGACCAGGGCACCCCGATCGACGCCGCCTGCCGCATCGTGATCCTTGAAGACCAGCTCGAAGAAGCCCAGCGCATCAACGCCGAACATCACCGATCCGGCCGGTGA
- a CDS encoding outer membrane protein assembly factor BamB family protein, giving the protein MPNPPQPWYTPGSPQQPVPGNPYASEGFGPPPGPPPRRRRFGGVPVIAAAVALLLVAAGGGAYALVDRGEDRPTAPVAKESSSPSAPAAPPGSPAVSTPQAKHIPTTQEINAARKPGDAATWIVDDKTDLPSGSHRLHDLWIVGDTVVQALHKKVAAYRLSDGAEVWSMRLPAPVCETPANPTPDGKVVLVYHKRADTGRNNRCNQMQMIDLKTGKPGWHKELPETGDGDNTFIVYSAISAGTFAIARSMKATAYRVDDGTELFDIPMEDPGKCFPDDVAGGSRLLVKSDCMIDIDQSKNHSQLREIDPLTGKVLWRHRTKTGWKIGSMISVDPVVFTTENAVDHLNDWRVVSLGPGGKPGATIDPRGKSIEPCAGDGSGGEMQPCRGTAVGNGLIVLGGNDRFRVYDLATGKFLWGIKTNEPRLLHPLRAEKGKAVLVYESATVSRPGRTFLMGPSAAGTEKVLLRHPASTAAQEYEMFSGRLAYADGRVVLTSAHVPGNDDQHEARMLSFAPGPP; this is encoded by the coding sequence ATGCCCAACCCGCCGCAGCCCTGGTACACACCGGGCTCGCCGCAGCAGCCCGTTCCCGGCAACCCGTATGCCTCGGAAGGCTTCGGGCCGCCACCCGGACCACCACCGCGTCGGCGGCGCTTCGGCGGAGTACCGGTCATAGCCGCCGCCGTCGCGCTCCTGCTCGTGGCCGCGGGCGGAGGGGCGTACGCCCTCGTCGACCGGGGAGAGGACCGGCCAACCGCCCCCGTGGCGAAGGAGTCGTCCAGTCCTTCCGCCCCGGCGGCCCCGCCCGGTTCCCCCGCCGTCAGTACCCCTCAGGCGAAGCACATCCCGACCACGCAGGAGATCAACGCCGCACGGAAGCCGGGGGATGCGGCGACGTGGATCGTCGACGACAAGACCGACCTGCCCAGCGGGAGTCACAGGCTCCACGACCTGTGGATCGTCGGCGACACCGTCGTCCAGGCCCTGCACAAGAAGGTCGCGGCCTACCGTCTCTCGGACGGCGCCGAGGTCTGGAGCATGCGGTTGCCCGCCCCGGTCTGCGAGACACCGGCCAACCCCACGCCCGACGGCAAGGTCGTGCTCGTGTACCACAAGAGGGCCGACACAGGGAGGAACAACCGGTGCAACCAGATGCAGATGATCGATCTGAAGACCGGGAAGCCGGGGTGGCACAAAGAGCTCCCCGAGACCGGTGACGGGGACAACACGTTCATCGTGTACAGCGCCATCAGCGCCGGCACCTTCGCAATCGCCCGGAGCATGAAGGCGACCGCCTACCGGGTCGACGACGGGACTGAGCTGTTCGACATCCCCATGGAGGACCCGGGGAAGTGCTTCCCCGACGACGTGGCGGGCGGCTCCCGGCTCCTGGTGAAGTCCGACTGCATGATCGACATCGACCAGAGCAAGAACCACAGCCAGCTCCGCGAGATCGACCCGCTCACCGGCAAGGTCCTGTGGCGCCACCGGACCAAGACCGGATGGAAGATCGGAAGCATGATCTCCGTCGATCCGGTCGTCTTCACCACGGAAAACGCCGTGGACCACCTCAACGACTGGCGGGTCGTGTCCCTGGGCCCGGGCGGAAAACCCGGGGCCACCATCGACCCACGAGGCAAGAGCATCGAGCCGTGCGCCGGAGACGGGAGCGGCGGCGAGATGCAGCCCTGCCGGGGCACCGCGGTCGGCAACGGCCTCATCGTGCTGGGCGGCAACGACAGGTTCCGCGTGTACGACCTGGCCACCGGGAAGTTCCTCTGGGGGATCAAGACCAACGAGCCGCGCCTGTTGCATCCCCTGCGTGCGGAGAAGGGCAAGGCGGTACTCGTCTACGAGTCGGCCACAGTGAGCCGCCCCGGCCGGACCTTCCTGATGGGCCCGAGTGCCGCGGGTACGGAGAAGGTGTTGCTGCGACACCCCGCATCGACTGCGGCGCAGGAGTACGAGATGTTCAGCGGGCGGCTGGCCTATGCCGACGGACGGGTCGTCCTCACGTCAGCGCACGTGCCCGGCAACGACGACCAGCACGAAGCCCGCATGCTGTCCTTCGCTCCCGGCCCGCCCTGA
- a CDS encoding CBS domain-containing protein → MTLVQMQPRTTHATAVGRTVADAMDTAGPQVCDDMTVEVALSVMASARTGHLLVCDDTGRCTGLVTHAHLAAVRDGSAYSDRVRLRDILGDRGPFTSPVTTMAEAGHMMRYSDVDALPVVDEHGSALGVLALAR, encoded by the coding sequence TTGACGCTCGTCCAGATGCAGCCCCGCACGACGCATGCCACTGCCGTAGGCAGGACGGTGGCCGACGCCATGGACACCGCCGGACCGCAGGTCTGTGACGACATGACCGTCGAGGTGGCCCTGTCCGTCATGGCCAGTGCCCGTACTGGGCATCTGCTTGTCTGCGACGACACAGGCCGGTGTACCGGACTGGTCACCCACGCCCATCTTGCAGCAGTTCGTGACGGCTCCGCGTACTCGGACAGGGTCCGGCTGCGGGACATCCTCGGCGACCGAGGGCCGTTCACCTCGCCCGTGACCACCATGGCCGAAGCCGGGCACATGATGCGCTACAGCGACGTCGATGCCCTGCCCGTGGTGGACGAACACGGCAGTGCCTTGGGCGTACTCGCCCTCGCCCGCTGA